In Quercus robur chromosome 11, dhQueRobu3.1, whole genome shotgun sequence, the following proteins share a genomic window:
- the LOC126706609 gene encoding peroxidase 45-like, whose translation MQQEAMESRSAILLSLLLLALLLTTTSAQLRSDFYKNTCPNVESLVRSAVAKKFQQTFVTAPATLRLFFHDCFVRGCDASVLIASPSEKDHPDDLSLAGDGFDTVVKAKAAVDSDSRCTNKVSCADILALATRDVVVLAGGPSYTVELGRRDGRISTAASVQRHLPHPDFNLDQLNAMFSSNGLTQTDMIALSGAHTIGFSHCGRFSNRIYNFSPKSRIDPTLNSAYALQLRQMCPINVDPRIAINMDPTTPNRFDNAYYKNLQQGKGLFSSDEILFTDTRSKSTVNLFASNNGAFQQAFVTAITKLGRVGVNTGNQGEIRRDCTRIN comes from the exons ATG caacaagaAGCAATGGAATCTCGCAGTGCCATTCTTTTGTCATTATTGCTTCTTGCTCTCCTTCTAACCACTACTTCAGCTCAACTTAGAAGTGATTTCTACAAGAACACATGCCCAAATGTTGAATCATTAGTCCGCTCAGCTGTCGCTAAGAAGTTCCAGCAGACCTTTGTTACTGCCCCAGCAACTCTTCGACTCTTTTTCCACGATTGCTTTGTTCGG GGATGTGATGCTTCAGTGTTGATTGCCTCACCATCAGAGAAGGATCACCCTGATGACCTTTCTCTTGCTGGTGATGGATTTGACACTGTGGTCAAAGCTAAGGCAGCTGTTGATAGTGATTCTCGGTGCACAAACAAAGTTTCTTGTGCTGATATACTAGCTCTTGCCACTAGAGATGTGGTAGTATTG GCAGGGGGGCCATCATACACAGTCGAATTGGGGAGGCGTGATGGGAGGATATCTACTGCTGCCAGTGTTCAAAGGCATCTTCCTCATCCAGATTTCAATTTAGACCAGCTCAATGCCATGTTTAGCTCAAATGGTCTTACCCAGACAGATATGATTGCCTTATCAG GTGCACACACAATTGGGTTCTCTCATTGCGGCCGTTTCTCCAATCGAATCTACAACTTCAGCCCCAAAAGCCGGATTGACCCGACACTAAATTCAGCTTACGCTTTGCAACTTAGACAGATGTGTCCGATAAACGTTGATCCTAGAATTGCCATTAATATGGACCCAACCACACCTAATAGATTCGACAATGCTTACTACAAAAACCTTCAGCAAGGAAAGGGTCTCTTCAGCTCTGATGAGATATTGTTTACAGATACAAGATCAAAGTCCACTGTTAACTTGTTTGCATCAAACAATGGAGCTTTTCAACAGGCCTTTGTGACTGCAATAACCAAACTAGGCCGAGTAGGGGTTAATACTGGAAATCAAGGTGAAATTCGTCGTGATTGCACTCGAATTAACTAG